A window of Rhizobium acidisoli contains these coding sequences:
- a CDS encoding alpha-D-ribose 1-methylphosphonate 5-phosphate C-P-lyase PhnJ: protein MTDLASYNFAYLDEQTKRMIRRAILKAIAIPGYQVPFASREMPMPYGWGTGGVQVTASIIGPDDVLKVIDQGADDTTNAVSIRAFFQKVANVAVTTHTSDATIIQTRHRIPEEKLKAGQVLVYQVPIPEPLRFLEPRETETRKMHALEEYGLMHVKLYEDIAHNGRISRTYAYPVKVHGRYVMDPSPTPKFDNPKMHMSDALQLFGAGREKRIYAVPPYTDVVSLDFEDYPFDIQRFDKPCALCSAEDVYLDEVVLDDKGGRMFVCSDTDHCGDRRAQGHAGEMLAREAAE from the coding sequence ATGACCGATCTCGCCAGCTACAACTTCGCCTATCTCGACGAACAGACCAAGCGGATGATCCGCCGCGCCATCCTGAAGGCGATCGCCATTCCGGGCTACCAGGTGCCCTTCGCCTCGCGCGAAATGCCGATGCCCTACGGCTGGGGCACCGGCGGCGTGCAGGTGACGGCCTCGATCATCGGGCCTGATGACGTGCTCAAGGTCATCGACCAGGGCGCCGACGACACGACCAACGCCGTTTCCATCCGCGCCTTCTTCCAGAAGGTCGCCAATGTCGCGGTAACGACCCATACCAGCGACGCGACGATCATCCAGACGCGTCACCGTATTCCGGAGGAAAAGCTCAAGGCCGGCCAGGTGCTCGTCTACCAGGTGCCTATCCCCGAACCGCTGCGTTTCCTCGAACCGCGCGAGACCGAAACCCGCAAGATGCATGCGCTCGAAGAATACGGGCTCATGCATGTGAAGCTCTACGAGGACATCGCCCATAACGGCCGCATCTCGCGGACCTACGCCTATCCGGTGAAGGTCCACGGCCGCTATGTCATGGACCCGTCGCCGACGCCGAAATTCGACAATCCGAAGATGCACATGTCGGATGCGCTGCAGCTCTTCGGCGCCGGACGCGAGAAACGCATCTATGCGGTTCCGCCCTATACCGACGTCGTCAGCCTGGATTTCGAGGATTATCCCTTCGATATCCAGCGCTTCGACAAGCCCTGCGCCCTTTGCAGCGCTGAAGATGTCTATCTCGACGAAGTGGTTCTCGACGACAAGGGCGGGCGCATGTTCGTCTGCTCAGACACCGATCATTGCGGAGACCGCCGCGCGCAGGGGCATGCCGGCGAGATGCTGGCCCGGGAGGCTGCAGAATGA